In Hallerella succinigenes, the following are encoded in one genomic region:
- a CDS encoding DUF2326 domain-containing protein: MNFEDYGDLTIPFLREYSLIQVEISECQKKIELQKKNADLLEDVNNQKKKLLPLEQSLMKSIQNSLNLVLEDFSKNVFGQNHPMLTVNFPTQTRATLDLNLDDGTGTKYTGEILFDLAMLKVTKLPAIVHDSFWLSNIRGTRIENIFSLYNSFKEKQIFISIDEVDKYGQEAQKVLNDRKVLSLESGGGELFGRSFPKESMKKKS; this comes from the coding sequence ATGAACTTTGAAGATTATGGGGATTTGACAATTCCCTTTTTGAGAGAATACTCATTAATTCAAGTAGAAATTTCTGAATGTCAAAAGAAAATAGAATTACAAAAGAAAAATGCTGACTTGTTAGAGGATGTCAACAATCAAAAGAAAAAGTTGCTGCCGTTAGAACAGTCGCTAATGAAAAGTATCCAGAACTCATTGAACTTGGTGTTGGAAGATTTTAGCAAAAATGTATTTGGACAAAATCATCCTATGTTAACCGTTAATTTCCCCACACAAACTCGTGCAACACTTGACCTGAATTTAGACGATGGAACAGGAACAAAATATACGGGAGAAATTCTGTTTGATTTGGCTATGCTGAAAGTTACAAAACTTCCTGCAATTGTTCATGATTCATTTTGGCTAAGCAATATCAGAGGTACTAGAATTGAAAATATTTTTTCTCTTTATAATTCTTTTAAGGAGAAACAAATCTTCATTTCTATTGATGAAGTTGATAAATATGGACAAGAAGCGCAAAAAGTGCTTAATGACAGAAAAGTTTTATCTTTAGAATCCGGTGGAGGAGAACTATTTGGACGATCGTTTCCCAAAGAGAGTATGAAAAAGAAATCTTGA
- a CDS encoding IS5 family transposase has translation MYRPPKSHAQTSLFCSLEEQLNHKHPLYVLANKIDWNKFETEFSKLFDEKMGAPNKPIRLMTGLIILKHIRNVSDESVVEQFQENAYYQYFCGERFFSTEQPCDPSELVHFRHMIGEAGMDMILKESIRVNADHDKKGPTGSGTVFLDTTVQEKNITFPTDAKLANKIIEQVQRIVEEHGLPQRQSYKRTLKKVHRDQRFRNHPKNAKKAHKADRRLKTIAGRLVRELERNLASKNLLNTYKEKIELFKKVLEQKRCDKDKVYSLHEPEVKCIGKGKEHKKYEFGNKVSIARSYSGIIVGAVSFRDEYDGHTIDDTLDHVEQMLGFRPSRAACDRGYRGQKESGTTKIVIPDVPKKNATYYQKEKAHKLFCKRAGIEPINGHLKSDHRMGRNFYKGIFGDMLNAKLAAAAFNFKRAMRRFFVLLEWLYGFCLLWNGMNKKCERSCPALVN, from the coding sequence ATGTACAGACCGCCAAAATCCCACGCCCAGACAAGCCTTTTCTGCTCCCTTGAGGAACAGTTGAACCACAAGCATCCCCTTTACGTTCTTGCGAACAAGATTGACTGGAACAAGTTCGAGACCGAGTTTTCCAAATTGTTCGACGAAAAGATGGGTGCGCCAAACAAGCCGATCCGTCTCATGACCGGGCTCATCATCCTGAAGCACATCCGCAACGTATCGGACGAGTCCGTCGTGGAGCAGTTTCAGGAAAACGCCTATTACCAGTATTTTTGCGGAGAACGGTTCTTCTCGACGGAGCAGCCCTGCGACCCGAGCGAACTTGTCCACTTCCGGCACATGATTGGCGAAGCGGGCATGGACATGATCCTCAAGGAAAGTATCCGTGTCAATGCCGACCATGACAAAAAGGGACCGACAGGAAGCGGCACGGTCTTTCTCGACACGACCGTGCAGGAAAAGAACATCACGTTCCCTACAGACGCCAAACTTGCGAACAAGATAATAGAACAGGTACAGAGGATCGTGGAAGAACACGGCCTTCCGCAGAGACAGTCCTACAAGAGAACCTTGAAGAAGGTCCATCGTGACCAGCGTTTCCGCAATCACCCGAAAAACGCCAAGAAGGCTCACAAGGCGGATCGCAGGCTGAAGACAATCGCGGGACGGCTCGTCCGTGAATTAGAGCGAAATCTCGCCAGCAAGAACTTGTTGAACACGTACAAAGAAAAAATCGAGCTTTTCAAAAAAGTTTTGGAGCAGAAGAGGTGCGACAAGGACAAGGTCTATTCGCTTCACGAACCCGAAGTAAAATGCATCGGCAAGGGCAAGGAACACAAGAAATACGAGTTCGGCAACAAGGTGTCAATCGCCCGGAGCTACAGCGGCATCATTGTCGGCGCGGTCTCGTTCCGGGACGAGTATGACGGACATACGATAGACGATACGCTTGACCATGTTGAACAAATGCTTGGATTCAGGCCGAGCCGGGCCGCATGCGACCGAGGCTACCGCGGACAAAAGGAATCCGGAACGACAAAGATCGTGATACCGGACGTTCCGAAGAAAAACGCGACTTACTACCAGAAGGAAAAGGCTCACAAGCTTTTTTGCAAGAGGGCTGGCATCGAACCAATCAATGGTCACTTGAAGAGCGACCACCGCATGGGTCGCAACTTCTACAAGGGAATCTTTGGCGACATGCTCAATGCAAAGCTTGCAGCAGCGGCGTTCAACTTCAAGAGGGCCATGAGGCGTTTTTTTGTCCTGTTGGAATGGCTGTACGGTTTTTGCCTTCTGTGGAACGGAATGAACAAAAAATGCGAACGCTCTTGTCCTGCACTCGTGAATTGA
- a CDS encoding terminase gpP N-terminus-related DNA-binding protein — MSRKTTDTTLRDSFLERIKKPGCPSVKTIAEEMNLPKATLYSWIAAERQRKRQGVSMSKKSAKRSALTKFSLVAKSEGMTPEELEKFCAENGVSFAELQSWRDLSLSAMENSGDGNVMSVKQHEDEVAKLKAELARKEKALAEAAALLILQKKTSAILGPEK; from the coding sequence ATGTCCAGAAAAACTACCGATACAACACTCAGGGATTCATTTCTTGAGCGAATAAAGAAGCCGGGATGCCCGTCTGTCAAGACCATCGCCGAAGAAATGAACCTGCCAAAAGCTACATTGTACTCATGGATTGCTGCGGAACGGCAACGCAAACGTCAGGGAGTCTCCATGAGCAAGAAATCGGCAAAAAGATCCGCACTCACCAAGTTCAGCCTCGTCGCAAAATCTGAGGGCATGACACCAGAGGAACTCGAAAAGTTCTGTGCCGAAAACGGGGTTTCTTTTGCGGAACTCCAGTCCTGGAGAGACCTTTCTCTTTCCGCAATGGAGAACTCTGGTGACGGAAACGTGATGTCCGTAAAACAGCATGAGGATGAAGTTGCCAAGCTCAAGGCGGAACTTGCACGCAAGGAAAAAGCACTTGCCGAAGCAGCCGCACTCCTGATTCTTCAAAAAAAAACTTCGGCAATATTGGGACCGGAAAAGTAG
- a CDS encoding IS3 family transposase has protein sequence MLAAIEEAIQNGARLSKACDVIGLCERRYRRWRRNVADNRGGYRENNSQRLSLEETASIIENFTREEYRNLPLNIAHAKLMDQGIYIASPSTCERVMKAYYQGIGRVADRNIVRRKRPEYSAKGPNQVWCWDITWLHSEVTGKYYYLYLIIDMYSRYIVGWSLHTKEDGKLAEMLFAETLQKYCPGENVSLLVHADNGKPMRSKDLKSLFEKLHVMSSHSRPHTSNDNAFAESIFATMKSRVVYPEYFMTIEDAERFVVEFVDWYNNEHLHSGLDLLPPCAVHFGYHQEILDRRNALLERSRELHPERFGGRRKFYKIDETVSLKHRIHLQKAV, from the coding sequence ATCCTTGCGGCCATCGAGGAGGCTATCCAAAATGGCGCAAGGCTTTCCAAGGCGTGCGATGTAATCGGTCTTTGCGAACGTCGTTACAGGCGCTGGCGAAGGAATGTTGCGGACAACCGAGGTGGCTATCGTGAAAACAATTCACAACGGCTTTCCCTGGAAGAAACAGCCTCGATTATCGAAAACTTTACGAGGGAAGAATACCGTAACCTCCCGTTGAATATCGCCCATGCAAAGCTTATGGATCAAGGAATCTACATTGCTTCGCCGTCGACTTGCGAACGCGTTATGAAAGCTTATTATCAAGGCATAGGCAGAGTCGCCGACCGCAATATTGTGCGGCGTAAACGGCCTGAATATTCAGCGAAAGGACCGAACCAGGTCTGGTGTTGGGACATTACCTGGCTCCATTCCGAAGTGACCGGGAAGTACTATTACCTCTACTTGATTATCGACATGTATTCGAGGTACATCGTCGGATGGAGTCTGCATACAAAAGAAGATGGAAAACTGGCGGAGATGCTCTTTGCGGAGACTCTACAAAAATATTGCCCCGGCGAAAACGTATCTCTGTTGGTCCATGCGGACAACGGGAAACCCATGCGCAGCAAGGATCTTAAATCTTTGTTTGAAAAGCTGCACGTGATGTCAAGCCATAGCCGGCCGCATACGAGTAACGACAACGCCTTTGCCGAGAGCATTTTTGCTACGATGAAAAGTCGTGTGGTATATCCGGAATACTTCATGACTATCGAGGACGCAGAACGATTTGTCGTGGAATTTGTGGACTGGTACAACAACGAACATCTGCACTCCGGACTGGATTTGCTGCCGCCGTGCGCCGTTCATTTTGGCTACCACCAGGAGATTCTCGACCGCAGAAATGCGTTGCTGGAAAGGTCCAGGGAACTGCATCCTGAACGCTTTGGGGGAAGGAGAAAGTTCTACAAAATTGATGAAACCGTCAGCCTAAAACATCGAATCCACTTGCAAAAAGCAGTATGA
- a CDS encoding ABC-three component system middle component 7, with translation MQLPNKITRYENSLISKFPLILTMLKSESFKPKELFESCKKDFENITEFIQTVDCLFALSKVKLNKVTGEIAAIFRQYVRSVSLV, from the coding sequence ATGCAATTACCGAATAAAATAACACGATATGAAAATTCTTTAATTTCCAAATTTCCTTTAATTCTAACAATGTTAAAGAGCGAGTCATTCAAGCCTAAGGAACTATTTGAATCTTGCAAGAAAGATTTTGAAAATATAACCGAATTTATTCAAACGGTAGATTGTTTATTTGCGTTGTCAAAAGTAAAGCTAAATAAGGTGACAGGAGAGATTGCGGCAATTTTCAGGCAATATGTCCGCTCGGTTAGTTTAGTTTAA
- a CDS encoding ABC-three component system protein → MEKYGDTFNSDQIDSSNIAVIYAHELENIIRLCRDKKQIRKKIKGKENSQIVDEDDIYSRISRVVDSLSKADAQLIRTDHQLNVKKIKEKINPDEFNLLFRKVRDNVCEYYGFVNDIFVERQKEQDVVYTAIQERIHKHYLKIADRDKPVVFHEMVDWLSKDANADSEACEIIISIFIRKCEVL, encoded by the coding sequence ATGGAAAAATATGGAGACACATTTAATTCCGATCAAATTGATTCAAGTAACATCGCGGTTATCTATGCGCATGAGTTAGAAAATATTATTCGGCTTTGTAGAGATAAAAAGCAAATTCGAAAGAAGATAAAAGGCAAAGAAAATAGTCAGATTGTAGATGAAGATGACATTTATTCAAGAATTTCAAGAGTTGTAGATAGTTTGAGCAAGGCAGATGCGCAACTAATTAGAACAGATCATCAATTAAATGTCAAGAAAATCAAAGAGAAGATAAATCCTGACGAATTTAATTTGTTGTTTCGCAAGGTGCGAGACAATGTTTGTGAATATTACGGTTTTGTAAATGATATCTTTGTTGAAAGGCAAAAAGAACAAGATGTTGTATATACCGCAATTCAAGAGAGGATACATAAGCACTATTTGAAAATTGCAGATAGGGATAAGCCTGTCGTTTTTCATGAAATGGTTGATTGGCTTTCAAAAGATGCCAATGCGGATTCGGAAGCATGTGAAATAATAATCTCGATCTTTATCCGAAAATGTGAGGTTCTTTAA
- a CDS encoding IS4 family transposase, with translation MAKSTFFTGQPVFAQLCKYLDRDEILRISTESGGERYRKSFDAWTHLLSMLYAVVMRFDSLREIEASALTFVSRMPHLQMSCVPKRSTLGDANAKRSESIFGDTYFSLLRAHRSRLLPDSRLNGLPGWLGRLKIIDSTTVTLFSNLVFRGVGRDPKIGKKKGGIKVHTVISANEGVPGDIKFTSAATHDSFMLKPCDFDDGDVLAMDRAYIDYEKLEDLTQHGVTYVTKMKRNLTYETVSESVLLDDGRYRNRSVRDVVFHKGATTHRARIISYTETKTSRRGSKEQEVQLLTNSHDLGVDEVIAIYQRRWQIESLFKQLKQNFPLRYFSGVSENAIKTQIWVTLIANLLLTLVQRSLERRWSFSGLATMMRIILMLYIDMFDFFEHPTRDWERMLQHPPCPS, from the coding sequence ATGGCCAAAAGTACATTTTTTACCGGACAGCCGGTCTTCGCGCAACTCTGCAAGTATCTCGACAGGGACGAAATCCTCAGAATCAGCACGGAATCCGGCGGAGAACGCTACAGAAAGTCCTTTGACGCATGGACTCACCTGCTTTCGATGCTCTATGCGGTCGTGATGCGGTTCGATTCCCTGCGGGAGATAGAGGCGTCTGCGCTGACATTCGTGAGCAGAATGCCGCACCTGCAGATGAGCTGCGTGCCCAAGCGGAGTACGCTGGGGGACGCCAACGCGAAGAGAAGCGAGTCCATCTTCGGGGACACCTATTTCAGCCTGCTAAGAGCGCACAGAAGCCGACTTTTACCGGACAGCCGCCTCAACGGGCTGCCCGGATGGCTGGGACGGCTCAAAATCATCGATTCCACAACGGTGACGCTGTTCTCCAACCTGGTTTTCAGGGGTGTCGGCAGGGACCCGAAAATTGGAAAGAAGAAAGGCGGCATAAAGGTCCATACAGTCATCAGCGCGAACGAGGGGGTTCCCGGCGACATCAAGTTTACTTCCGCGGCCACCCACGACAGCTTCATGCTCAAGCCATGCGACTTTGACGACGGCGACGTGCTCGCCATGGACCGCGCCTACATCGACTATGAAAAGCTGGAGGATCTGACGCAGCATGGCGTTACCTACGTGACCAAGATGAAAAGAAACCTGACCTACGAGACGGTCTCGGAGAGCGTCCTGCTCGACGATGGCAGGTACCGGAACAGGTCGGTCAGGGACGTCGTGTTCCACAAGGGCGCTACAACGCATAGGGCCCGGATTATCTCGTACACCGAGACCAAGACTTCGAGGAGAGGGAGCAAGGAGCAGGAGGTCCAGCTGCTGACAAACAGCCACGATCTCGGCGTGGATGAAGTTATCGCCATCTATCAAAGGCGCTGGCAGATCGAATCGCTTTTCAAGCAACTTAAGCAGAACTTTCCCCTGCGCTACTTCTCTGGGGTGAGCGAGAACGCCATCAAGACCCAGATCTGGGTAACCCTCATCGCGAACCTTCTCCTGACCCTTGTGCAGCGCAGCCTTGAACGGCGCTGGAGCTTTTCCGGACTTGCGACAATGATGCGAATAATCCTGATGCTCTACATTGACATGTTTGACTTTTTTGAACATCCCACAAGGGACTGGGAACGCATGCTGCAGCATCCACCTTGCCCATCGTAG